A window from Halomicrobium urmianum encodes these proteins:
- a CDS encoding sulfite exporter TauE/SafE family protein yields MTASPTTRLQKWFLTYQHFFVFAAPAVFVVGVFTAAPTPSDAGSGYWLEYWWLFPFFLLGATIVNTVGISGSAMFVPFLIFLFPLLAGYSLDPPTLVKIGLISESFGLSSSAVAFIQYGLVDRRLALTLVGGGIPFVVGGAILSFFIPEPLFHAALGIALLAAAYLLFSADLAHDEAAESDAGVSTDGGRDADLPDDAGKLGPAGVGVDEDGTVTRVDRSGDSYNYTWSGYLERFANYSVGGVFQGLAGFGIGELGIISLLRTKVPIRVAIGTNHVVVASTAILASTVHVFAGDFIPGLHSLSLASTPWNMVVFTVPATTLGGQIAPYVSNALDTDTITLGVAGLFSVISVALFLMAGGGL; encoded by the coding sequence GTGACCGCGAGCCCCACCACGCGGCTCCAGAAGTGGTTCCTGACCTACCAGCACTTCTTCGTCTTCGCCGCGCCGGCCGTGTTCGTCGTCGGCGTGTTCACCGCGGCCCCGACGCCGTCCGACGCCGGGTCGGGCTACTGGCTGGAGTACTGGTGGCTGTTCCCGTTCTTCCTGCTGGGTGCCACCATCGTCAACACGGTCGGGATCAGCGGATCGGCCATGTTCGTGCCGTTCCTGATCTTCCTCTTCCCGCTGCTGGCCGGCTACTCGCTCGATCCGCCGACGCTCGTGAAGATCGGCCTCATCAGCGAGTCGTTCGGCCTGTCGAGTTCCGCCGTCGCGTTCATCCAGTACGGCCTGGTCGATCGACGCTTGGCCCTGACGCTGGTCGGCGGCGGAATCCCGTTTGTGGTCGGCGGAGCGATCCTCTCGTTTTTCATCCCCGAGCCGCTGTTCCACGCGGCGCTGGGAATTGCGCTACTGGCTGCCGCGTACCTCCTGTTCAGCGCCGACCTCGCCCACGACGAGGCCGCCGAATCCGACGCCGGCGTCTCGACCGACGGCGGTCGGGACGCGGACCTGCCCGACGACGCCGGCAAACTGGGTCCGGCGGGCGTCGGCGTCGACGAGGACGGGACCGTCACGCGCGTCGATCGTTCCGGCGACTCCTACAACTACACGTGGTCTGGCTACCTCGAGCGCTTCGCCAACTACAGCGTGGGCGGCGTGTTCCAGGGGCTGGCCGGCTTCGGGATCGGCGAACTGGGCATCATCTCGCTGCTCCGGACGAAAGTCCCGATTCGGGTCGCTATCGGCACCAACCACGTCGTCGTCGCCAGCACGGCGATCCTCGCCTCGACCGTCCACGTATTCGCCGGCGACTTCATCCCCGGCCTCCACTCGCTGTCGCTCGCCTCCACGCCGTGGAACATGGTCGTGTTCACCGTCCCCGCAACGACGCTGGGGGGGCAGATCGCGCCCTACGTGTCCAACGCACTGGACACGGACACGATCACGCTGGGCGTCGCCGGTCTCTTCTCGGTCATCTCGGTCGCGCTGTTCCTGATGGCCGGCGGGGGCTTATAG
- a CDS encoding DUF7504 family protein: MAVLNAAADALDTDALELPTLNDRVDPDYLARILDATTADAGVRVAIEVSFHDVRVLLTDDGCVAVYPDDEADDLRPTATADHDWTASGSLLDTVADAVATADGADAVSTEDLLRRVDPEAIDRVVRPMAGGTERADSRLLLSVDGYEVTVTPDGRVAVEPSLSALERAGAALLVVGSVPEREFDRAAAALLGGPDEERWPVFVLHGRGVETANRRLSMADASPGTATVLDHRARARSGATAATGNGGSSDPLPSVIPVAEEMDALPDAVRETVGGPETTTPGELRLCVDSLGSMIEASGADAVRDALEPVCRTVREHRGVGQFLLPVGADDDAVRRLAPSFDAVVTLRTGDDGAEQRWRLTGTGHETSWFPVR, encoded by the coding sequence ATGGCAGTCCTGAACGCGGCCGCAGACGCGCTGGACACCGACGCCCTCGAGCTTCCGACGCTCAACGACCGAGTCGATCCGGACTACCTCGCCCGCATTCTCGACGCGACGACGGCCGACGCCGGCGTCCGCGTCGCGATCGAAGTCTCCTTTCACGACGTCCGGGTCCTGCTCACCGACGACGGGTGCGTCGCCGTCTATCCGGACGACGAGGCCGACGATCTCCGGCCGACGGCGACCGCCGACCACGACTGGACCGCCTCGGGGTCGCTCCTCGACACGGTGGCCGACGCCGTCGCGACCGCCGACGGGGCGGACGCCGTCTCGACGGAGGACCTGCTCCGACGAGTCGATCCCGAGGCGATCGACCGCGTCGTCCGACCGATGGCCGGCGGCACCGAGCGCGCCGACAGCCGCCTCCTGCTCTCGGTCGACGGCTACGAGGTGACCGTGACGCCCGACGGCCGGGTCGCCGTCGAGCCGTCGCTGTCGGCGCTCGAACGGGCCGGCGCGGCCCTGCTCGTCGTCGGCTCGGTCCCCGAGCGGGAGTTCGACCGGGCCGCCGCGGCGCTGCTCGGCGGGCCGGACGAGGAGCGGTGGCCTGTGTTCGTCCTGCACGGCCGCGGCGTCGAGACGGCGAACCGCCGGCTCTCGATGGCCGACGCGTCGCCCGGGACCGCGACGGTGCTCGATCACCGCGCCCGGGCGCGCAGCGGGGCGACGGCGGCGACGGGCAACGGCGGATCGAGCGACCCGCTGCCGAGCGTGATCCCGGTCGCCGAGGAGATGGACGCGCTCCCGGACGCGGTCAGGGAGACCGTCGGCGGGCCCGAGACGACTACCCCCGGCGAGCTCCGGCTCTGCGTCGACTCCCTGGGGTCGATGATCGAGGCGAGCGGTGCCGACGCCGTCCGGGACGCGCTGGAACCGGTCTGTCGAACCGTTCGCGAGCACCGCGGCGTCGGCCAGTTCCTGCTGCCGGTCGGCGCCGACGACGACGCGGTTCGACGGCTCGCTCCGTCGTTCGACGCCGTCGTGACGCTGCGGACCGGCGACGACGGCGCCGAGCAGCGCTGGCGGCTGACGGGGACGGGCCACGAGACGTCGTGGTTCCCCGTCCGATGA
- a CDS encoding GNAT family N-acetyltransferase: MPTVTQLTTDAEWDEAVPILRQLWSHEDESFVRSWREEGEYELYGYYAVSDELSEGPGESDAVEEGTPGPNARLVAVAGLSIQRVLHHRRHAWIHDLVVDESHRNRGHGAELLAWIEDWARDRDCQYVALACVAGNDEALAFYEGEGLETWGRVVERELD, translated from the coding sequence ATGCCGACGGTCACGCAGTTGACCACCGACGCGGAGTGGGACGAGGCGGTTCCGATCCTCCGGCAGCTCTGGTCCCACGAGGACGAGTCGTTCGTCCGCTCGTGGCGCGAGGAGGGCGAGTACGAGCTGTACGGCTACTACGCGGTGAGTGACGAGCTATCGGAGGGACCGGGCGAGTCCGACGCCGTCGAGGAGGGGACGCCCGGCCCGAACGCGCGACTCGTCGCCGTCGCGGGCCTCTCGATCCAGCGGGTACTCCACCACCGTCGACACGCCTGGATCCACGACCTGGTCGTCGACGAGAGCCACCGGAACCGGGGCCACGGCGCCGAGCTGCTGGCGTGGATCGAGGACTGGGCTCGCGACCGGGACTGCCAGTACGTGGCGCTGGCCTGCGTCGCGGGCAACGACGAGGCCCTTGCCTTCTACGAGGGAGAGGGGCTGGAGACGTGGGGCCGCGTCGTCGAGCGAGAACTGGACTGA
- a CDS encoding class I SAM-dependent methyltransferase has protein sequence MDQRSVVREGYDDIAETYDEQRRAEGPERDLAEAFAADLSDGNRVLDAGCGAGRPVLETLASEHDVVGLDISTGQLRIARERAPGGCFAQGDLANLPFQNGTFDGVASFHAVIHVPKDEHADALSEFHRVLRPGGDLLVVMGDDAWEGRNEDWLDAGAAMEWGFFGRDRNRDLLADAGFEVVDERVLDDELGGQFAFFRARA, from the coding sequence ATGGACCAGCGATCGGTCGTCCGCGAGGGGTACGACGACATCGCAGAGACGTACGACGAGCAGCGCCGCGCCGAGGGACCGGAGCGCGATCTCGCCGAGGCGTTCGCCGCCGACCTCTCGGACGGCAATCGCGTCCTCGACGCCGGCTGCGGCGCGGGGCGTCCGGTACTGGAGACGCTCGCCAGCGAGCACGACGTCGTCGGGCTCGACATCTCGACGGGCCAGCTCCGGATCGCCCGCGAGCGCGCGCCCGGCGGGTGCTTCGCGCAGGGCGACCTCGCGAACCTGCCCTTCCAAAACGGCACCTTCGACGGCGTCGCCTCGTTCCACGCGGTCATCCACGTCCCGAAGGACGAGCACGCCGACGCCCTCTCCGAGTTCCACCGGGTGCTCCGCCCCGGCGGCGACCTGCTGGTCGTGATGGGCGACGACGCCTGGGAGGGGCGCAACGAGGACTGGCTCGACGCCGGCGCCGCGATGGAGTGGGGCTTCTTCGGCCGCGACCGGAACCGGGACCTGCTCGCAGACGCCGGCTTCGAGGTCGTCGACGAGCGCGTCCTCGACGACGAGCTCGGCGGTCAGTTCGCGTTCTTCCGCGCGCGGGCGTGA
- a CDS encoding DEAD/DEAH box helicase: MTVGDVYDAIDAVGKPHLTPAELARKTDLSPDHAREALERLAEENDLERQDVTGADAVYFPPDLDAVTDRERVVLFPDRREVVVQHADQFTRAQLSQFARLVDTNRSGGAIYEIREEDVWQAPYDSLSDLLATMHDVLGERSPHLDEWVTSQWERARKFRLYTHEDGYDVLAAESDDLMGNVARQKLDDDVLRAPISDSEAWVNEEKTAQLKRTLYEAGYPVRDERDLEEGAHLDVSLRLRLRDYQADWVQRFTEQGSGVFVGPPGSGKTVAAMGVVEAIGGETLILVPSRELATQWREELLRQTDLEEDQIGEYHGGEKQIRPVTIATYRTAGMDRHRKLFDQRKWGLIIYDEVHHVPSPVYRRSTDLQSKHRLGLTATPTRESDDEEEIFTLVGPPIGTDWSALFDAGFVQEPEVEIRLVPWESDEIANEYVSAVGHGRRQTAATNPAKVEEVRYVLRDHPAAKALVFVEYLEQGEDLAAALSAPFISGETPHARREKLFDEFRLGEQDVLVVSRVGDEGIDLPDAELAVVASGLGGSRRQGAQRAGRTMRPVGDALLYLLATRGTEEEDFVRRQMRHLASKGIRVSESESEVEPAGESGGGDEPAEGEPVDVDDGDD, translated from the coding sequence GTGACGGTCGGCGACGTCTACGACGCCATCGACGCGGTCGGCAAGCCGCACCTCACGCCGGCGGAACTGGCCCGAAAGACCGACCTCTCGCCGGACCACGCCCGCGAGGCCCTGGAGCGGCTGGCCGAGGAGAACGACCTCGAACGCCAGGACGTGACCGGGGCCGACGCCGTCTACTTCCCGCCGGACCTCGACGCGGTGACCGACCGCGAGCGCGTCGTCCTCTTCCCGGACCGGCGCGAGGTCGTCGTCCAGCACGCGGACCAGTTCACGCGGGCGCAGCTCTCACAGTTCGCCCGACTGGTCGATACCAACCGCTCCGGCGGGGCCATCTACGAGATCCGCGAGGAGGACGTCTGGCAGGCGCCCTACGACTCGCTTTCGGACCTGCTGGCGACGATGCACGACGTCCTCGGGGAGCGCTCGCCGCACCTCGACGAGTGGGTCACCAGCCAGTGGGAGCGGGCCCGGAAGTTCCGGCTGTACACCCACGAGGACGGCTACGACGTCCTCGCCGCGGAGAGCGACGACCTGATGGGCAACGTCGCGCGCCAGAAGCTCGACGACGACGTGCTGCGCGCGCCCATCTCCGACTCCGAGGCGTGGGTCAACGAGGAGAAGACGGCCCAGCTCAAGCGGACGCTCTACGAGGCGGGCTACCCCGTCCGCGACGAGCGCGACCTGGAGGAGGGCGCGCACCTCGACGTCTCGCTACGGCTGCGCCTGCGGGACTACCAGGCCGACTGGGTACAACGGTTCACCGAGCAGGGCTCGGGCGTGTTCGTCGGGCCGCCGGGCTCGGGCAAGACCGTCGCCGCGATGGGCGTCGTGGAGGCCATCGGCGGCGAGACGCTGATCCTGGTGCCCTCCAGGGAACTGGCCACTCAGTGGCGCGAGGAGCTACTTCGACAGACGGACCTCGAGGAGGACCAGATCGGCGAGTACCACGGCGGCGAGAAGCAGATCCGGCCGGTCACCATCGCCACCTACCGGACGGCCGGAATGGACCGCCACCGGAAGCTGTTCGACCAGCGCAAGTGGGGCCTCATTATCTATGACGAGGTGCACCACGTCCCGAGTCCGGTCTACCGACGGAGTACGGACCTCCAGAGCAAGCACCGCCTGGGCCTGACGGCCACGCCCACCCGCGAGTCCGACGACGAGGAGGAGATCTTCACGCTCGTCGGTCCGCCCATCGGCACCGACTGGTCGGCGCTGTTCGACGCCGGCTTCGTCCAGGAGCCGGAGGTCGAGATCCGCCTGGTCCCCTGGGAGAGCGACGAGATCGCAAACGAGTACGTCTCCGCCGTGGGCCACGGCCGCCGCCAGACCGCCGCCACCAACCCCGCGAAGGTCGAGGAGGTGCGGTACGTCCTCCGGGACCACCCCGCCGCGAAGGCGCTGGTGTTCGTCGAGTACCTCGAGCAGGGCGAGGACCTCGCCGCGGCGCTTTCCGCCCCGTTCATCAGCGGCGAGACCCCTCACGCCCGCCGCGAGAAGCTCTTCGACGAGTTCCGCCTGGGCGAGCAGGACGTCCTGGTCGTCTCCCGCGTCGGCGACGAGGGGATCGACCTGCCCGACGCCGAACTCGCCGTCGTCGCCTCCGGCCTCGGTGGCAGCCGCCGCCAGGGCGCGCAACGGGCCGGCCGGACGATGCGCCCCGTCGGCGACGCCCTCCTCTACCTGCTGGCGACCCGCGGGACCGAGGAGGAGGACTTCGTCCGCCGGCAGATGCGCCACCTCGCCTCGAAGGGCATCCGCGTCTCCGAGAGCGAGAGCGAAGTCGAGCCGGCCGGCGAGAGCGGGGGCGGGGACGAACCAGCTGAGGGCGAGCCGGTTGACGTCGACGACGGCGACGACTGA
- a CDS encoding DUF7503 family protein — translation MSERNALTEFLADHPRLMGALLTACILLTQAGSAIAANGSTTG, via the coding sequence ATGTCCGAACGAAACGCTCTGACCGAGTTCCTCGCCGACCACCCGCGACTGATGGGCGCCCTCCTGACGGCCTGCATCTTGCTGACTCAGGCCGGTTCCGCCATCGCCGCCAACGGCTCGACGACGGGCTAG